cATTGAGTTGCTCCACCCAAACCACACTTTAACATACGACTcaaatattacacacacacaacaacatgtAAGGGTCTGTAAAACCTCAGTGGTATATGATATAATATTCCGACAGAATAGCACCGATCTGTATGGTACTACAAATGGGTCATCTACCCGCTGTGTATTTCAAACTCACACCCGACCCTGTGTTGGTCCTGCAGACCCCGACTTGGACGAGCCCATCCTGATCGAAGGGGACATCGCTATCAAGTCTGAGGCCGACAGAAACGCCGACCCCTGCACCTCCAGAAACTGCCTGTGGAGAAAGTGGAGCAATGGAAAGGTCTACATCCCCTACTACATCGCCAACCACTACTGTGAGCAATGActcttttatataaatatattgatttgtCTTTACAGTCACTTCCCTATGAAGATTTGTGTACAACCACACAAGCCAATGTATGGGGggaaaacagttttatttctcTAAAGGGTACTTTCCATAATGTAGTAAGACACTTGTAATAACAACCCAAGCCTGTCAGTGACACAGTGCACTGTGCAGTTCAATTACACAGCATAAAACATTAATGTAAAGTTAAAACTCCACTGCTACAGATATTGTTAAACTGATATATTTTCCCTGCCAGCCTCCCGAGAGATATCCATTATCACTCGTGGACTGGAGTCTTTCTCCTCTATGTCCTGCATCCATTTCAGACCCTACCAAAACGGAGATAACGAGTGGCTGAGCATCGAGTCCAGGGACGGGTAAGGGTCCTTATGTTTTCACTCCAAAAATGCATACCTTCAATCAGTCTATTATTGCTAGACTGTGCTGCACTACAAGGATTGTAGTGCAGCACTTCCCTTAACAGTTACATGTGGTGATTTTCTGTTAGATTTCCTTAAAActgctgtatgtttgtgtgttgacagCTGCTACTCCTACGTGGGTCGTCAGGGCGGCGCTCAGACTGTGTCTCTGAGCCGTCAGGGCTGCCTGTACCACAGCACCGTCCAGCACGAGCTGCTCCACGCTCTGGGCTTCAACCACGAGCAGACCCGCTCCGACAGGGACAGCTACATCAGCGTGCAGTGGGAAAACATCATCGATGGTTAGACAGTTTCACTGTCGACTTTGTggcttgtattgtttttgtctttagaGAAGTCTTTAGACAGTCTCATTGTTTGAGTTAAACCTGAATAAAAAGGGAGATTAACTAACATATGATGACAATAGTACTTGGCAAATAGCCAAGTACTTTCAGCAACAGGTCATGTGCCCCACTTGGCATCAAACTTATGGCACCTGCTTTCATTGCCTAAAGGCTTTGAGCATGCGTATCACCGTTTTCAACAAATCACACTGCGAATGTGGAACTATCCCCACAAAGCGGCCTCTTGAGTCCAGCTCATTTAAGACACATTAACTCGATTTTGTAAAAATAACTAGGCCCAGGATCAAAAGGTGGTATAATAAAGTGAGCATGCACATAAATTACCAACTCATGACAGTTGATTTTGAATGTCAATTCTATAAAGCCTGTGTTTTTAAGACCGACCATCTAGTGGCCATTGGTTGAACTGCAGCTTTAAGCATACCAGTAGTGGTAAGAGTGAGAGCTGATTATTAGAATTTACATTTGGCATAATGAAAAACTGCTAGGTTTTTTATTCACCCGTTGAGATCATATTTGGGGAAATGATATTTAGATCTTCTcactttatttcaaaaacagtaAATTTTAATGATTTCGACCTAACAGTTTTCTCTCATCTCCGCAGGCATGGCGTACAACTTCAACAAGATTGCCACCCTGAACCAGGGAACTCCTTATGACTACAACTCTGTCATGCAATATGAGAGGTGTGTATGACTTCATGTTTGTGCCATTTACTTAAGttcatacatttccatttttcttgtAGCTGCATAGTAGTAGTCCTTACTGGTTGACTTTAGGGAAGTCTAATGGCCAGAATAGGAGGTTGTCCATCAGGGACTATGGGGAGGTATCACAACCAACGTTTCCATCAAACCCCATCCTAACCCGCTCTGCATTGTGGTATCTGTGACTCTCCAGGTACGCCTTCTCCAAGAACGGCCGTGCCACCATGGTGCCCATTCCCAACAGCAACGTGTCCTTCGGCCAGGCCACCCAGATGAGCAAGAATGACATTGATAGGCTGAACAGGCTGTACCAGTGCTGTGAGTgtacttttgtgtattttttttccccctgcccCTCAAGCAGCTGTAGTCCGCCACTGCCTAACAACATTAGCCATTAATGCTGAGACCTTTCTGCAGCATCCAAGGTTAGAGTCCGGCAATCCTGGACCCTCTGCTGCAGGTCGTCCCCCCGTCTTTCTCTCATTatcaaaataaagcagaaatgccCAAAAACAtcttacaaaaaacacacaagaaccAACTAACTAAAATACCCATAATACTATAATActtagtatgccagaaaaatatttagtatgtcccaattcatagtatgtcatatgcAGTATGCCAAAAGTACCAGGATATCCAACTGCATATTTTTGCACAATGCAAGCCAGAGCATTGACCGACAATCCTTTGCACAGGACACATATGAGCCGCAGGGTCAAAGTTCAGTGTGCATTGTTATGACAAAGTAGACATCTTTTGAATATTCACACAGCAAGCAACTATCAATCCAACTTCAGGTTCCCTTACTGACACGCCTTTCTCCCACAGAAACTAcacgtgacctttgacctgcctGAAGTGTTGCAGTGACGACATCATGGGCACGCCTGATGAGGGTTTTCGGGCGGATGGCAGTTTGGGTTGTCCTGTCACAATAAACCTTCAGACTTCATAAGCATCAAACACTGAACCCTGCCTTGACTGTTTAATAATGGAATGGCAAAGAACACCGGCACTTTGTAGATTTGGGAAATGTTAATTAGACGCTTCACTTCAAACACCCTCTCATTTTTATTCTCAAATCACATAAAACAATCAATGTCAACAGTTTGATGTCTTCTGATCAGGAAATAAAGCAATTCCTACTTGTACTATTACAATTGATTCCTAAAGAGTAGTAGGgcatttttggaaaatatgccAATATTCATTTTCTGGCAGAAAGTGAGCTCACATCTGTAAAATATGAAGCAGCTGCCAACAGCTgattagcatagcttagcacaaatagCTAACCTGGCtgtgcctaccagcacctctaaagctcactaatgaaCACGTTGTGGCTTGTTTGTTTCATCAGTTTAACAAAAGTGACTCTCCGTCAGATAGAAAACAAGTGGATTTCCCAAAAGCTAAAAATCTCATCGTAGGTATTCACATGTCCAGTGACTGGACGCTAATAAAACTCACCGGACTTTGGTATTGCCCTACCCAAGTTCAGCCCTTTTATATTGAAGTCAGTATCCCTGTATTGTCATCCTACCTTGTGTTTATAAGTAGCTTTGGATACAACCTGTCTGGTGTCTACTTACAGGTGTACAATGAATGAAGCAATCGATGTCGCCGAAACAGGCTCATGATTCCCCAGAATCCTCTTTAAAACCATAAACTCCTGTTATTAGGCCCCGGCTTAGCAAATCCTCCCCAGAGGCCTGAATAATTTACCTCATTACTTTAACAACAAAATAGCGGAGATCAGTCGGAGATCTCCACTTTTGATTCCTGCCCACCTTTAGCTCGCTACAGTGAGATAACTGTCTGCACTCACACCTGCTTTTTAAAAGCACTGCCATTTGCACGCAAgattttagaaaacaaaaaagactcCTCgcaattgatttatttttgatgatAGATACTGATGTCCAAAAATGTCCTGAAGTTTTACagattataaatgtataaagtaTAATTGTTGATTATAATGAGCACTTTACCTCCCCAGCACTAGCAGCACTAACACTCTGGTGTAGTCTGGGTGTCTAGAGGTCCGTAACCTAGGTGATAGTTCTAACTCAGTTGACTCATGCTCAGGTCTCTAAAGTGGTGCAGTCCTGCTTTGTCCAACTTGGACATTTTGACCAGGACCAGGTAATCCATGCATTTATATCCTCCTCCAGACTCGACTACTGCAGCACGCTCTATTCTGGTATCAGCAGGAAAAAACATCCAAAGACTAATTCATACAAAACGCTGCGGCCAAGCCTTCtgtccaccaccaccatcacttGCAGAAGTCTTCACGTTTAATGATGATTTGGTGACACATTACAATTACTAATACGTCAAGTTCATCATTTCAGCTCTCTGTTTTCAAACTCtgatcaaaatataaaacataactCTAATAGCATGTTTTGTGACATTCAGGAaatcaaaaagtaatttttgaTCAATAAATCGAGAAGGTTAATCACAGCCCTCATTTCACTCCCAGAGTTCACTTCAGTCTCATCTGTAAAACCTCCCGTGGCAATCAGAGGGTTTGAATTTTGTCCTCCACTTTGTCGGCCGTCAGGTTGAGCTGGCAGACTCTCAGGGCGTCGACCAGCATCGACGCTCGGGCCTCGGCTCCCCGACTCTTCCTCCACTCCTTCAGCAGCTCCCTGGCCGTCTCCTCCAGATCAGTGTGCCTCGTGGAGACGGACTCCAGTCTGACTTCGCTCAAAAGCAGCTTGCGGCCCAGCTTGCGCCAGTTCTTCCCCAGGTTATCGGCGATCACATCGGTGGCAGCGTCCAGTTTGGCTgacgaggagggagaggagacgtTGAGGGTTtagagaagaacaaaaacatttgggaAACAATTTACTCCAACTTCCCTCTTGACATGCGAAGTTAGAAGCAATACAATAATGTCCGAgattcattttgtgttaataTGACAATTAAAATCCAATTTATGTATACACAGTATATCACAGAAAATTAACTTTCTGGATGGCTGGCAAGTGTGATATATGctatcaatatcaatatataaaatgtttaaaatgttagttttAATAGTTTAACACATCCATTTCTAGGGACATTTTGGGATTTTGGCTGTGTTAATGCATATGGCATACATTTTGACAAGGGTGTGAGGttgaccaattttttttttttggccggCGCCCTCgctattgaaatgcatgaaacaacccAGAATAAACCCAATATTGGGGGAGACTTTCAACCAAAAGTCTCTCCCTCAACCTCAGCTCCTATTATAGTTCAACCTCAGCTCCTATTATAAGTTCAACCTCAGCTCCTATTCAGTTCAACCTCAGCTCCTATATAGAAGTCTAtggtatacacatatatatatatatatatatatatatatatatatatatatatatatatatatatatatatatatataaacacatactcAGCAAGTGACAAGCAAGAAAAGGGAACTTGGCTTGGGTCTTGGGATTGAAGTTGGTCCACAGGTCggactacattttgcaaagtcTATTAAACATACGCTTCACACACGGTTGTTGCTTGATGTGTTCCCACTTGAAACGGCTCTGTTCCAGTCACACAACAGGTCAGGACATGGAAAAATACCAGACATGCTGAGCAAGGGGGCATTATCACTGCCAGGTCCTCTCTAAGTGTGTACATGCCACGGCATGTTCACAGACACTGGTTTTCTCTTAATGCCTGGCAATAGTAATCACAGTCTAATCACAGGCTATTAGAGAGAATTGGACCAGATCTAAAAACCTTTcggtcatttcactcagttaggaACCTTCCGATGCAAAAAGAAACCTATTCgaaagaaaaaggagacaaaTACCCATCCCACAATTCCTTGAGGCAGCAACTTTTAAAGCGACGCACCATTAGGCCATCAATGACATCCCTCATCACTGTTTAATCGCTGTGGATAGATTGAAAACCTCTTTCTAACGGCCTTTACACACCGAAAGCCATGCGAATCGATGACattaaaatgctaatgttaatgttatatgtctagggcttttattgtgaaagtaaAGAAGAAGCAGTGAAAGCAGTAATCAAGTTAGTAGCCATTGTTCAGGATACAGAGCCGTAATGTTGCTGcctcttaaaaaataaaataggcCTAACTCAACCCGTTCTCCActacgtgattggttgatggcTTTATGAACGGTGCGAAAAGCTTCGGTTCCagaaaaaagaatatttaaaacattaaagcatttttttggtttatttataaGATGCCTGTGTGCAAgtactcatgacaaaaaaaaaaaaaaacagtttgaaaaaagttTATCAATGTGAAACATAATAGCTCAATAAAACTGGCCTCAGGCATAGTTGAAACAAAGTGAAACTAtaaagttgcattatgggaaacgTTTCTTGGGCGTACTGAAAGGTTCCCCTCTGCTGTCACGTGGAAGTCCTATGTGGGGGCTGGATGGTTAAAAACGTCCAGctcatttttaatattattattattattattattattattattattatgacaatCATACAGTATAAGCATATTTATGAGGTCAACTACATTCTTACAGTACTCTACTAATGCAGCCTATCACAACAGTCATTCCAGTAAACCCTCCCTTCATGTTCACTGTGTGTGCAGACTGGTTCATTCAGTCTgaggctgtagtttgtggtgctttTAATGATGTTTAACAGCACCGAATGGTCTAGTACAACctccagaataaaataaatgttgtctgAGTACTGTTATATTAGACTGTTATATTAGTAAGATGGTAGTTTTAAAGCCAATAATGGAGCCTATTACTTCTACAAACTCAGCCTACCTCTCTCCGCCTCGTCCGGTTGGTTGTCGCCTGATCCAGACGGACTTTCGAAGTTGTCCAATTTATTCGCGAGGTCGCATCGGTTAATCTTGTTGAGTAACTGGGACAGGTACTCCGTCTTGTCGGCTCCCAGTTTGCCCATCTCTCTCAGCGCCAGGAACAGTTGTGTCCCGCTGGAGATCTTCTCCATCGCTCTTTTCCCGATAAACTCGTTGCACAGAAACTTCATGTCCTCCAGCTGCTTCACGCTCAGCTGGTTGGAAATGTCCAGCAGCACGCTGTTGAACTGTGGAGCGCTCATGTCTCTGCAGACACAGGCCGAGAAGAAGTCCGCCTGAACCAGGAAACGCTTCGTACTTCCACTTCCGCTGGTTCTGTTGGTTTCAGGCTCACTGACGCCTTCACAGGTTCCCGTCACATTCTTGAAGataggcgtgtgtgtgtgttatctttgTACAAGTTCATTTATGGCATgaacacatatttgttttagtttttggtaATATTTTGCTGTGGTTTCTTAATTAGGCTCTACAATAACGATATGTTATTATGAGCACTATGTagagatacagtaccagtcaaaagtttggacacaccttctcattcaactactttgaagaatctggtttgttgagcatttgtttgtttaccacatcattccatatgtgttccttcatagtttggatgtcttcaatattaatctacaatgtagaaaaaagaaagaaagaaagaaagaaagaaagaaaaaccattgaatgagaaggtgtgtccaaacttttgactggtactgtatgtttttaaacttattttcaaGGGTAAATTATCACTGGGTTATATTCATTTGTAAACATCCCTAAcgtaaataacatttaaaaaaaacaacgtattTTACGCATAATCATGATATTTTACCTAACCTAACTTCTGTTGggtttttgtcttgtttcaatttacaacttTAAAGCAAAATTTGAAATTTAGAGCGTATCTCTTGTCTCCTcgcggctctcaacatggcgaccaGTGCAATctacggcaacagtgctgacatagctaacagtgtttatctgtgtgacAACCAGCGGTAACCGCCGTATGAGAGCCTTGCACTAGGCGACCTTAAGCTtgccagtggggcacgctcacatgcactaaaatgaTCTGATAATTGAACAGTGAGCCTTTAAACACGTGTTTAAAAATGCAACCGTAATCACTGGAAAAATGAATTTCTCTCAAAGCATACTTGAGAGTGCAGTTCAGTTGGGAGCGTAATATTTGGTTGATGTACTAAGAGACCCACCTTAGTTGATATTTGACTTATGTGGCAATCaatcaaagtaacaaaataaagtgaaatgtgtGGGCTTTCACAATAAATAGATGCACTTCAGGTAGTTCTCTTATTTATTTGCAGTTcgttttaaacaaaataaaaagactcAAAATATCAGACACGGACAAATCGGTTAGACATGCATATACACTCACACATGAAATGTGCTTCGACATACGTTATATTAGATATTAGGCATGTCACAACTTGCAGTATTTTATTGATGCTGTAAATACAACATGGCAACAGTAGGCAGGAGGACATCTCATAAGAGACATGGAGCGAGGGGGGGTCTTCACATGAGACATCAGGTTTGTAAGAGATGCGggggacaaaaaacaaagttgtagATGAGACAAGCCCTGCAACCCCCGTGGCAGCTCGTCAATCTATCACTGAATATCAATGCTAACCCTACGCACACACAGAGTATAAGATTTGgtcaaaagaaaatgtgcagtCTTTTTTCTCAAAAGAGCAGGTCACATCCCGGAAAGAAGAAACCtcttttttgataaaaatgtcattgcagTCTGGCATCCTTCCAGATAAATAGAAATGGGTCCATATTGATGTCTTCTAGTGCATtgaataatgaattaaaatgaagaCACTAGGATAAAGTATATGACTGTCATTGTGAACGTCTCTCGGTCACTGGTCCCCTGTGGGCTGATAAAACCCTTTCAACACATTAAATGCACTTAGAAACGCATTGTCATGAacttagaaaaaaacagatatacAACATTTTTGACCTTACAGTGATTATATATCActgctattaaaaaaacataagaataATACATTCTACCAGTCTGGGCTGAGGGCTTAAATCTGGGGTAGATTCATATATTTACAGCAGGGGGCAGGATTTGACACGTGGAAGCGTGCAGACTGCGCTTGTGACCGCATCTTTCATTCTGCAGCACATTTCTGATCTTCGGAGTGATATCCAGTCACTCccacatatgttttttttgcagcttgataaatacaaaacaaaatgttattcagTCTTTTGTGCTTGAAAAGTTAGAGAGTTGCAGTTGCCTGTTGCCTGTCCTGGTTTGACTTGTTTCCCTTTGTACGACATTTGGAAAGCTCAAACGAGCCAGAGAGGAGAATATAAGGCAAAGTCAGAGAGTCGATCTACAACTATCACCttggtgcccttgagcaagacactggcGCTGCTTTCCggagtcatcatcatcatcatcaagaAGCTGAAAATGAGTCCCCTTAAATAAAGCGCTCAAGATTTCTCAATCCCATTTCTTCCAAGATGCAGTTTTCTGACGGCACATGCTGCATGCACATACTTGTACCGCTACACTTTTAAGATTAAGTTCTATTTTCAGTGCACAACTTCAAATCTAAGCCCTCTAATAGATATAGCTGAGCATCTCGACGATATGCAAAGGTGTGAATGGCTTTTACATAACATTTCCCATCGGGGGTTCAAAAGTGACTGATGAAGAATTATGTAGCAAACTGCCCCGCTTTGCAGATGATCCAAAATGCATTAAATGGCTAATTGAGGCAAAATATAGTAAATAGTGGACCCTTTTCCTGTTCAAAGAGAGTTtcattgcagtcatttaaacatgtattaattgattttgtggCCACTGGGGGGGGCTACAGACACAAGATGAAAGCACTGAAGTGTTACTTTGGTATTTTAAACCTATTGTCCCATGTCCGCTAATGGGGACAACAGTTTTGTGAAATcggtccagtattgagggagaacgCTGTAGCTGGCAGCAGCTCGGGTCACATTACTATAACAGAATATTGTCAACAGCTCTGTAGCTCCCCTGAAACTGGTCTTTAAACCCACTGTACACCATCTGCTCAGCATCAAAGAACATACAGATTAAATGACCAATTAGCTTTTACAAGTTAATCTAAGAGCCAGAGTTTAATATCTTTAGCTGCTTGAGCTTAAAGGACAGTAAAGACCGTACATTtgttggatgtgtaaataattGTTTGCAAGTGGATGTTTTACGtggtgacaaaataaaatatgtgtttgtagCTTGTTCTGCTCCACCcaagtggcaaaaaaataaatagatatttgtTAGTACAGCCTTAAGATACACTTAAGGAGGTGAGACGGGGCGTGACATTACTTTATGTTTGTGCTGTAAATCTCGACAATTGCGGCTTTAAAAATTCCAGTTCATTGCAATGAATATTAATGTGACTTGTGCTTCCAGGAATAAATGCCACTAAGCAATGTTAGGCAGTCTGTTTGCactcaaaatgtaacaaaatgtaacaacGAGTAGTGCTCGTACACGAGAGAAGAGTACAAATCAACAGGCCGCTCGACACAGCTGGTCTTCCAGATCCTTGCCGGTCATCCCAACAAGCCGGCGACCatgttgcatatttaaaaaagtacgtcaataaattctgtttttgtatataattgtgcaaaaacaaaagaggaaaaattgGCTTCTGAGCTTGGCACAGTATCAGGAGGAAATTCTCTCAGAGGGACCATTTGGACGGAGGCTGTCTCCAATACAAAAGCTGCATTCAAGTCCCATGAGAGAGGTGGCAGGTATGAACTTGCTGCTTGAAAATAGGATTCATATTAAGTTTGCAGGCAGGGTTTGGCACCATTGACAAGGAATTTCCCCAAAGTCAAGTGAAGCTAATGGCTTGTTCCCTTCAGATACAGTAATTCCAATAAATAACGTGTAGTGATCATAAATTCTATGAGTATTGTTGCTGGATTGTTGGTTAATGTCTGGCTTTACAtgggaaaatgttaaaaacattgAAGGAATGTTAACGTGAACACGTggatgttttggttttaactAACTAATTCCTGCAAATATTCCCACACAACATGAATGCAGCAAAAGCTTTGCCAATTCTTAAGAACCGATCACATGTTAATGGATAACTGTCTTAACCTTTAACAGCCAATTCTTAAAGCAGCTGATTTTCTCCTTTACAGTTTGTACTCTGGTGCCTCGTTTGCTTCCTGCTCTTTGCGCTTGTGATCCCAGACCACGGCGTGCGTGGCGGGTCGCGAGCGGGGCTGCGCCGGGCTCCGACTGGCCAACGAGGGGGAGTTGCAGTTGTCCTGGTTGTGGTTGTCACGCGCCGCAAGCCTTTTGCCCTGCTCCTCCTTCATGAAGAGCTCCACCATGAGGATCTTCTCCTTGTGGATCTGGAGGCTGATGTCTTTGGGGATGTCTGGGATCAGCCAGTCCACGAAGTCGCTCATCAGCATCACCACGTTCTGCACaggacagaggggacagagagcTGAATGGAACACCTCACAAGTGAACGTCTGGTCAAAGCTTAGAACCATAGATTTTCTAGTTTAGCAGAAGCACAGACAGACTATAAAACTTTTGCCAAACTGCGACCATGTTAAGAGTCAACAAGATGAAGCTGTAGGGACATCTAAACAGCCGGCTATCAACTTTATGAATAAGCgaagaaaaatgtttattattttacattttgactagagattatttttcatatttacaagTAATACGGAAAATTCCTGTAGAAAAATGAACGGATTAACTCCCAAATGACATAGTCAATGAAAGTTACAATGTTTATTATTGAGTCTTTCAAAATGTCTTATAATTATGGCATTAAATGCCATTCTTTCATTATTATGAGTTCATCAATCCTCACGTTGAACTACAAAGTCAAAtttttgaaatgacaaaatcataatttgaaataaaaaagaatggtCAAGATGCATGATGAGCGAGAGTTTAAAAATCTACTTATCAGTGCTCTGCGTTGGACAAACTATGGTAAGGTGACTGTATCATATTCACTGATTTATCAGTCTAGCTCTAATTGTAATGATGATATCATCATTTTGTTTACTTATAGTCTtgagatacattttttgatttaattatgaaaatcaaatgatttttttcctggAAGGAATGGCTATCCATACACAAAAGCTTTACACAATCAGTGAGGAGAATCAGATGAGCTCAGCATCCAAGATAAAAAATCTAGAAAACAGAGGGTAAGGTCCAAAGCGGACCGAGCAGATGGTGAAAAACGTACGCCAGGAACAAAAGAACCCATGTGGCTCCATTTATATTGAGTATCATCTTTAAAGCAACTGGGATAAAGCAAATAGGACTGATCAAAATAAACAGGTGGAAGTTTTATTTGACAGTGACAGTTTGTTATCTTGTTTGGAGGCATTCattcatcaaaaataaatgagttgTTTGTacgtttgttttctttgcccaCCTAAAATATGAATGGTAAAAGTGAGTAATGTGCGCTGAAAGCATGTCAAGAGGTACAGCATGTGTGCTTTGATATTAATATCTGTGTGATGTTCCAAACCTGAAAGACGACAACGAAGGCGAGGCGGGCGGCGAGGACGGCCCAGAACTCTTTAGACAGTTCATACGGTGTGTTGGACGAGGGAGGCTCTCTGTAGTCCTTATACCtggagacagaaagacacatttgacacaaattaatttatgtACATTTCTTCTTATAGATCATAGATATTACAAAAGGTAAATTAGACAGACGATGACGAGGATGATAAGTAATTGTTTGGGAGGTTTGGGCTTGAgattaatacatttgtattaaattgttttcacatatttacaacttggaagttttattttggtGGGGCCAGTGTCTAGGATATGGCGGCGTCTAGCAAGgagtttgcagattgcaacccactgaaacagaaaaagtgTGTACTGCAGTGGCAGATGctaaaaagtgaaaacacacttttccgccagtgtttggtttgtccgctctgggctactgtagaaacgtGAAGGTGAAACACATACTTATTAATactatattccatttctgccaatagatcccctgAAATGCTACACACCTGCcctttaaataattgtttagaACAACCATCAATGTCCACataagagattttttttttctaagaaatTGCTTAAATAAAGGTTGGGTTACTTATCTATATAGTATAATGGTTGAAAACCATAAAGACAAGACTGAAAGTAATAGACAGGACTTACAAGAGGACATTTTGGAGGATGAATTGGGTACAAATTGTAACAGCGAAGACTTAACTAGATTAATAGAATATGATTGGGTAAGGAGAGCACACccataaaaatgtattagatTTGATCCTAATATTTCTGACCTACGTTATAGGAGCAAAACAAGGCGGGGCACTTTGTATCATTGTTTGTAGGAATGTGTTGAGAGCATTCTTAGAGGTCCGTGGTGCCCTTTGTCTCTCAGGTGACCTCAGCCCCAACAACGTAAAGCCCCGGGCTGTTTGCATTGGGCATGTTTCCACATGTTTTTTACCCTGAGGGAGAAT
This region of Anoplopoma fimbria isolate UVic2021 breed Golden Eagle Sablefish chromosome 2, Afim_UVic_2022, whole genome shotgun sequence genomic DNA includes:
- the LOC129099721 gene encoding high choriolytic enzyme 1-like — encoded protein: MLVFSWSLVALLLVSSSLAEEDVATMEEDMSRELSVGELLERANRDRNPDLDEPILIEGDIAIKSEADRNADPCTSRNCLWRKWSNGKVYIPYYIANHYSSREISIITRGLESFSSMSCIHFRPYQNGDNEWLSIESRDGCYSYVGRQGGAQTVSLSRQGCLYHSTVQHELLHALGFNHEQTRSDRDSYISVQWENIIDGMAYNFNKIATLNQGTPYDYNSVMQYERYAFSKNGRATMVPIPNSNVSFGQATQMSKNDIDRLNRLYQC
- the fadd gene encoding protein FADD, producing the protein MSAPQFNSVLLDISNQLSVKQLEDMKFLCNEFIGKRAMEKISSGTQLFLALREMGKLGADKTEYLSQLLNKINRCDLANKLDNFESPSGSGDNQPDEAERAKLDAATDVIADNLGKNWRKLGRKLLLSEVRLESVSTRHTDLEETARELLKEWRKSRGAEARASMLVDALRVCQLNLTADKVEDKIQTL